Proteins co-encoded in one Medicago truncatula cultivar Jemalong A17 chromosome 8, MtrunA17r5.0-ANR, whole genome shotgun sequence genomic window:
- the LOC25502263 gene encoding zinc finger CCCH domain-containing protein 49 — translation MMLGEPPHRTNPTVHVPPWPTLNNPTAEIFSPLTSNDDYSQFYMQEALSAFQHYVNENNDSDSDSEIFPTHESVDSYSNDHFRMFEFKIRRCARGRSHDWTECPFSHPGEKARRRDPRKYNYSGTSCPDFRKGSCKKGDSCEFAHGVFECWLHPSRYRTQPCKDGTSCRRPVCFFAHTTEQLRAPTQQSPRSVPSVDSYDGSPLRLAFESSCVKTLQFMSSPGSVSPPVESPPMSPMTRSLGRSVGSSSVNEMVASLRNLQLGTMKSLPSSWNVQMGSPRFGSPRGPVIRPGFCSLPSTPTQVPSRGRVNHFDLWDQSCEEEPVMERVESGRDIRVKMFEKLSKENSFNGSGMGSGSGLGEVVEDPDVGWVSELVSPFLGD, via the coding sequence ATGATGTTAGGGGAACCACCTCATCGTACAAATCCAACCGTACACGTTCCACCATGGCCAACGTTGAACAATCCCACGGCGGAGATCTTTTCACCTTTAACATCAAACGACGATTATTCTCAGTTCTACATGCAAGAAGCGCTAAGCGCTTTTCAACACTATGTTAACGAAAACAACGACTCCGATTCCGACTCGGAGATTTTTCCGACTCATGAATCGGTGGATTCGTATTCTAACGATCATTTCCGCATGTTCGAGTTCAAGATTCGTCGATGCGCACGTGGCAGGTCTCATGACTGGACGGAGTGTCCTTTTTCTCATCCCGGCGAGAAAGCTCGCCGCCGTGACCCGAGAAAGTATAACTACTCCGGCACTTCATGTCCTGATTTTCGTAAAGGAAGTTGCAAGAAAGGTGATTCGTGTGAGTTTGCTCATGGTGTTTTCGAGTGTTGGCTTCATCCTTCGCGTTACCGTACTCAGCCGTGTAAAGACGGAACCAGTTGTCGCCGGCCAGTTTGTTTTTTCGCTCACACGACAGAGCAACTTAGGGCTCCGACTCAACAGAGTCCCCGCAGTGTGCCCTCCGTTGATTCGTACGACGGTTCTCCTCTCAGGCTTGCTTTTGAGTCTTCCTGTGTGAAAACTCTTCAATTCATGTCATCTCCTGGTTCGGTTTCTCCACCGGTGGAGTCTCCTCCGATGTCTCCGATGACTCGATCTTTGGGAAGATCTGTGGGTTCTAGCTCTGTGAATGAAATGGTGGCTTCTCTGAGAAACTTACAACTTGGTACCATGAAGTCATTACCTTCTTCATGGAATGTTCAAATGGGTTCTCCTAGATTCGGATCTCCGAGAGGACCCGTGATCCGACCCGGATTCTGTAGCCTACCATCGACACCTACACAGGTGCCGAGTCGTGGTAGGGTTAATCATTTTGATCTTTGGGATCAGAGTTGTGAAGAAGAGCCTGTGATGGAGAGGGTGGAATCTGGAAGAGATATAAGGGTGAAGATGTTTGAGAAACTGAGCAAAGAGAACTCTTTTAATGGATCGGGCATGGGTTCAGGTTCAGGTTTGGGTGAAGTTGTTGAGGATCCGGATGTTGGGTGGGTTTCGGAGCTGGTGAGCCCTTTCTTGGGTGATTGA